A stretch of Parvimonas micra DNA encodes these proteins:
- the rsxC gene encoding electron transport complex subunit RsxC — translation MSVNTFKGGKHIHDFKELTNSKPINFGFVPKIVTIPLSQHSGAPATCLVSKNDLVKVGQKIGEASAFISANVHSSVSGKVKSIDEIMTATGVMCQGVTIENDGLDELGYEEKNLTIDEVSATDIIDAIKEAGIVGLGGAGFPTHIKLTAREGQVTDYIIINCAECEPYLTSDQLMMELYPEKVVMGLLLAMKAMGAKKGILGIEDNKPLAIDKLKEASKSYPEVTVSVVKTKYPQGDQKRLIQATTGIVVPSGASTSAVGIRVINANTAIAINDAVLHGKPLYEKLVTMTGHALKDPQNVMVRVGSKVSDIVEFIGGYESEPGKIISGGPMMGETQYTPNVTTGKPMGGLLFMTQEESAPKAVSPCIRCGRCVDICPVYLQPLYLQLYTLKHRVEEAEKLHLMDCIECGSCSYICPSNRPLVETIRLGKAEVRKQGKGKRE, via the coding sequence GTGAGTGTGAACACTTTTAAAGGTGGAAAGCATATCCACGACTTTAAAGAGTTGACTAATTCGAAGCCAATAAATTTTGGTTTTGTACCTAAGATAGTAACCATACCTCTATCACAACACTCAGGTGCACCCGCTACTTGTTTGGTTAGTAAGAATGATTTAGTAAAAGTTGGACAAAAAATTGGTGAAGCTTCAGCTTTTATTTCTGCAAATGTTCATTCAAGTGTTAGTGGAAAAGTTAAATCTATTGATGAGATTATGACTGCAACAGGTGTTATGTGTCAAGGAGTAACTATCGAAAATGATGGTTTAGACGAATTGGGATATGAAGAAAAGAATTTAACAATTGATGAAGTAAGCGCGACAGACATAATAGACGCCATAAAAGAAGCCGGAATTGTCGGACTTGGAGGTGCAGGATTTCCTACTCATATTAAGTTAACTGCTAGAGAAGGACAAGTTACAGACTACATAATAATAAACTGCGCTGAATGTGAGCCATATTTAACAAGTGATCAACTTATGATGGAATTATATCCTGAAAAAGTTGTTATGGGACTTTTATTAGCAATGAAAGCAATGGGGGCCAAAAAAGGTATATTAGGTATTGAGGATAATAAGCCACTTGCTATTGATAAGTTAAAAGAAGCATCAAAATCTTATCCTGAGGTAACAGTAAGTGTTGTAAAGACTAAATATCCTCAAGGTGATCAAAAAAGGCTTATCCAAGCTACAACCGGAATAGTTGTACCTTCAGGAGCTTCTACTTCTGCGGTTGGAATAAGAGTAATAAATGCCAATACTGCGATTGCTATTAATGATGCTGTTTTACATGGGAAACCTCTATATGAAAAGTTGGTTACTATGACAGGACATGCACTAAAAGATCCACAAAACGTTATGGTTAGAGTAGGATCAAAAGTTTCTGATATTGTAGAATTTATTGGAGGATATGAAAGTGAACCTGGAAAAATTATTTCAGGTGGACCAATGATGGGTGAAACTCAATATACTCCTAATGTAACTACAGGTAAACCTATGGGTGGACTACTTTTTATGACTCAGGAAGAAAGCGCTCCTAAAGCTGTAAGTCCTTGCATAAGATGTGGTAGATGTGTTGATATTTGCCCTGTATACTTACAGCCTTTGTATTTACAGCTATATACTTTGAAGCATAGAGTTGAAGAAGCTGAAAAATTACATTTAATGGATTGTATTGAATGTGGATCCTGTTCATATATTTGTCCGTCAAATAGACCTTTAGTTGAAACTATTAGACTTGGAAAAGCTGAAGTTAGAAAACAAGGTAAAGGAAAGAGAGAATAA
- a CDS encoding RnfABCDGE type electron transport complex subunit D: MDEKDLKVEVPSELEKGTDIDTKETEVITENVEEVKEVEGENIETASTTEETKSERPVRERRERTPREPRERTERPARERRSRVASDDVSTSSETVENSESGKEAKAERPARERRERTPREPRERAERPARERRERSAEAGDSSEERPTRERRERPARGGRNEEPQMRLFVGSSPHLRSEATVSTVMRDVVIALIPTLLAGIYFFGLRALLVTLVSVVFAVGSEYVYEKLTHRPITIKDYSAVITGMLLAFNVPSTIPYWMVALGSMFAIIIVKQLYGGLGMNFMNPALAARAALMASFPTAMANYAAPNTTISNLINSSTYSSLDATTFATPLSKGTQVNFLEAFIGVRGGCIGEVSTICLLIGAGYLLYRGVIQLRIPLVFISTTAVVLALTGTAIADLPVQLLMGGLILGAFFMATDYVSAPVNRKAQIFFAMGCGIITALIRNFGNLPEGVSYSILFMNILTPLLEKYCVPKVFGEGRVKK; the protein is encoded by the coding sequence ATGGACGAAAAAGATTTAAAAGTTGAAGTCCCTTCTGAATTGGAAAAGGGAACAGATATAGATACAAAAGAAACTGAAGTCATAACTGAAAATGTTGAAGAAGTAAAAGAAGTTGAAGGTGAAAATATTGAAACAGCTTCAACTACTGAAGAAACAAAATCAGAAAGACCTGTAAGAGAAAGAAGAGAAAGAACTCCAAGAGAACCTAGAGAGAGGACAGAACGTCCTGCAAGGGAAAGAAGATCAAGAGTTGCATCTGATGATGTATCAACAAGTTCTGAAACTGTAGAAAATTCAGAATCAGGTAAAGAAGCGAAGGCAGAAAGACCCGCAAGAGAAAGACGTGAAAGAACTCCAAGAGAACCTAGAGAGAGGGCAGAACGTCCTGCAAGAGAAAGAAGAGAGAGATCTGCTGAAGCTGGAGATTCTTCAGAAGAAAGACCTACAAGGGAAAGAAGAGAAAGACCCGCAAGAGGAGGACGTAACGAAGAACCACAAATGAGATTATTTGTTGGATCATCTCCTCATTTAAGAAGTGAAGCAACAGTAAGTACTGTTATGAGAGATGTTGTTATAGCTTTGATACCAACATTACTTGCTGGAATTTATTTCTTTGGGTTAAGAGCATTATTAGTTACATTAGTATCTGTAGTTTTTGCTGTAGGTTCTGAATATGTTTATGAAAAATTAACACATAGACCAATTACTATAAAAGATTATTCTGCTGTAATTACTGGTATGCTATTAGCTTTCAATGTGCCATCTACTATTCCTTATTGGATGGTTGCACTTGGAAGTATGTTCGCTATTATAATCGTTAAACAATTATACGGTGGACTTGGAATGAACTTTATGAACCCTGCACTTGCTGCAAGAGCTGCATTAATGGCATCATTCCCAACAGCAATGGCAAATTATGCTGCACCTAATACAACAATTTCAAATTTAATAAATTCATCAACTTACTCTTCACTAGATGCTACAACTTTTGCAACACCTTTATCAAAGGGAACTCAAGTTAATTTTCTTGAAGCATTTATTGGTGTTAGAGGTGGTTGTATCGGTGAAGTTTCAACTATATGCTTATTGATTGGAGCTGGATATTTATTATACAGAGGAGTTATTCAACTTAGAATTCCACTAGTATTTATATCTACAACAGCAGTTGTTTTAGCTCTTACAGGAACAGCTATAGCTGATTTGCCAGTTCAACTTTTAATGGGTGGACTTATATTAGGGGCATTCTTTATGGCTACTGATTATGTATCAGCTCCCGTTAATAGAAAAGCTCAAATATTTTTCGCTATGGGTTGTGGTATAATTACCGCACTTATAAGAAACTTTGGTAATTTACCTGAAGGTGTAAGTTATTCTATTCTATTTATGAATATCTTAACACCACTTTTAGAAAAATATTGTGTCCCTAAAGTTTTTGGAGAAGGGAGAGTTAAAAAGTAA
- a CDS encoding RnfABCDGE type electron transport complex subunit G, with protein sequence MKETIKLTVRLFIITAIAGFVLAFANSFTSPVIKAREKAQYEAALKEVFSDADKFETLEEEKLNTIKTKIKNIEKIEVAKKSDKTVGYVFKTLGKNGYGGDISMLMAVNTESQTIVGFKVLKHSETPGLGSRVTTDEYAKSVVGNKVTEHLVKNLHPDADNDIQAITGTTISVNAVLNGLNAAIDALQELAK encoded by the coding sequence ATGAAAGAAACTATTAAATTGACAGTCAGATTGTTTATAATTACTGCAATTGCAGGTTTCGTCCTTGCATTTGCAAATAGTTTTACTTCTCCGGTTATTAAAGCAAGAGAAAAGGCTCAATATGAGGCAGCTTTGAAGGAAGTTTTTTCTGATGCAGATAAGTTTGAAACTTTAGAAGAAGAAAAACTTAATACAATAAAAACAAAGATAAAAAATATAGAAAAAATAGAAGTTGCGAAGAAGTCAGATAAAACTGTGGGATATGTTTTTAAAACATTAGGAAAAAATGGTTATGGTGGAGATATTTCAATGCTTATGGCTGTAAATACCGAAAGTCAAACTATAGTTGGGTTTAAAGTTTTAAAACATAGTGAAACACCTGGACTTGGAAGTAGAGTAACGACTGATGAATATGCAAAAAGTGTTGTCGGAAACAAAGTTACTGAACATCTAGTAAAAAATTTACATCCAGATGCAGATAATGATATTCAAGCAATAACAGGAACAACAATAAGTGTTAATGCAGTTTTAAATGGATTAAATGCCGCAATAGATGCATTACAAGAACTTGCAAAGTAG
- the rsxE gene encoding electron transport complex subunit RsxE: MKLKKIFFDGIFSNNPVLVQLVGMCSVLAVTTSVVNAIGMGSSVIFVVTCSNIVISSLRKFIPDKVRIPAYVVIIATFVTLVQMFLSAYIPALYDSLGLFIPLIVVNCLILARAESFASKNSVFSSMIDGVGQGIGFTCALIVLASVREVLGNGTWLGFPILGKNYVSIGVITQAPGAFIILGLLVAGFNMLSKKVNAKKEGGN, encoded by the coding sequence ATGAAATTAAAAAAGATTTTCTTTGATGGTATATTTTCAAACAACCCTGTACTTGTTCAACTTGTTGGTATGTGTTCTGTTTTAGCCGTAACAACAAGTGTTGTAAATGCGATAGGTATGGGTTCATCAGTAATATTTGTAGTAACTTGTTCAAATATTGTAATTTCGAGCCTTAGAAAATTTATTCCAGATAAAGTTAGAATACCTGCTTATGTAGTAATTATTGCTACATTCGTAACATTAGTACAAATGTTCTTATCAGCTTACATACCTGCACTTTATGATAGTTTGGGACTTTTTATACCACTTATAGTAGTAAACTGTTTAATCTTAGCAAGAGCAGAATCCTTTGCATCAAAGAATTCAGTTTTTTCATCAATGATAGACGGAGTAGGACAAGGAATTGGATTTACTTGTGCATTGATTGTACTAGCAAGTGTTCGTGAAGTTTTGGGTAATGGAACTTGGTTAGGATTTCCAATTCTTGGAAAAAATTATGTAAGTATTGGTGTTATCACACAGGCTCCAGGAGCTTTCATTATTCTTGGACTTTTGGTAGCAGGATTCAATATGTTAAGTAAAAAAGTTAATGCTAAAAAAGAAGGAGGTAACTAA
- the rsxA gene encoding electron transport complex subunit RsxA, translating into MATILKILVASILVNNYVLGQFLGICPLIGVSNKVETAFGMGMAVTFVITISSAVTWVIQKTLLDTLGLEYLQTIVFILVIATLVQFVEMVLKKMSPNLYNALGVFLPLITTNCVVLGVAITNIQKEYNLLETIFNGLGASLGFLLAIVCLASIREKLEVTEVPKNLEGVPLTLITIGLMSLAFYGFAGLV; encoded by the coding sequence ATGGCTACAATATTAAAAATTTTAGTTGCATCAATTTTAGTAAATAACTATGTTTTAGGACAATTCTTGGGAATTTGTCCGTTGATTGGTGTATCAAATAAAGTTGAAACTGCATTTGGTATGGGGATGGCAGTTACATTCGTAATTACTATTTCAAGTGCTGTAACTTGGGTAATTCAAAAGACATTATTGGATACTTTAGGTCTTGAATATTTACAAACAATCGTGTTTATACTTGTAATAGCAACTTTAGTACAATTTGTTGAAATGGTGCTTAAAAAAATGAGTCCAAATCTTTATAATGCTTTGGGAGTTTTCCTACCACTTATAACAACAAACTGTGTAGTTTTAGGTGTTGCAATTACAAATATACAAAAAGAATATAATTTGTTAGAAACAATATTTAATGGTTTAGGAGCATCTTTAGGCTTTTTATTAGCCATTGTTTGCTTGGCTTCTATAAGAGAAAAATTGGAAGTAACAGAAGTTCCTAAAAATCTTGAAGGAGTTCCTCTTACATTAATTACCATTGGACTTATGTCTTTAGCATTTTATGGATTTGCGGGATTAGTATAG
- a CDS encoding RnfABCDGE type electron transport complex subunit B yields the protein MNDIMIPVLLLSILGIVFALILGFASKVFFVKVDEKVIQVRNELPGANCGACGFPGCDGLAKAIAEGTAGINACPVGGADLVARLAKLLGAEAGEVQRMVACVMCQGDKDFAKEKYIYTGIRDCRVNNSMQGGSKTCAYGCLGCGTCQDVCGFNAIDMINGIAVVNKENCTACNKCIEICPKNLIDLVPYEQTVMVKCKSFAAGNVVKNACKVGCIGCKMCARVYPEAFVIENNLAVLNYKHGLDEDLLLQAADKCPTNAIHPGLIKKMAEKVNEVA from the coding sequence ATGAATGATATAATGATACCAGTTTTGTTACTTAGTATTTTAGGTATTGTATTTGCATTGATACTTGGATTTGCATCAAAAGTATTTTTTGTAAAAGTAGATGAAAAAGTTATACAAGTCAGAAATGAATTACCTGGAGCAAACTGTGGTGCTTGTGGATTTCCAGGTTGTGATGGTCTTGCAAAAGCCATTGCGGAAGGAACTGCAGGAATAAATGCTTGTCCTGTTGGTGGGGCTGACTTAGTTGCAAGACTTGCAAAACTTTTAGGAGCTGAAGCTGGCGAAGTTCAAAGAATGGTAGCTTGTGTAATGTGTCAAGGTGATAAAGACTTTGCAAAAGAAAAATACATATATACTGGCATTAGAGATTGTAGAGTAAACAACTCAATGCAAGGTGGAAGTAAGACTTGTGCTTATGGATGTTTAGGTTGTGGTACTTGTCAAGATGTTTGTGGATTCAATGCAATAGATATGATAAATGGGATTGCAGTTGTAAATAAAGAAAATTGTACAGCTTGTAACAAATGTATAGAAATTTGTCCAAAGAACTTAATTGATTTAGTTCCTTACGAACAAACAGTTATGGTAAAATGTAAGAGTTTTGCAGCTGGGAATGTTGTTAAAAATGCTTGTAAAGTTGGATGTATTGGTTGTAAAATGTGTGCAAGAGTATATCCTGAAGCATTTGTTATCGAAAACAATTTGGCTGTTCTAAATTACAAACATGGTTTAGATGAAGATTTACTTTTACAAGCTGCGGATAAATGTCCTACAAATGCAATTCATCCAGGACTAATAAAGAAAATGGCTGAAAAAGTAAATGAAGTAGCATAA